A genomic region of Brachyhypopomus gauderio isolate BG-103 unplaced genomic scaffold, BGAUD_0.2 sc114, whole genome shotgun sequence contains the following coding sequences:
- the LOC143497888 gene encoding E3 ubiquitin-protein ligase TRIM39-like, producing the protein MEESSLSSQGKRWRTMEEPSEFTRDSSSLLSEDQFMCSVCLDVFTDPVTTPCGHNFCKTCLTQYWDNSPNCICPLCKEKFTKRPELKINTTLREVVDHFMKKKSLDKPDVFCDTCTGVKLKAVKSCLHCGLTFCKSHLEPHNNVPKLKKHKLINPVENVNDYICQKHDKPLELFCREDEMCVCQFCTETDHKTHNTVTIEEESGEKRIQLRKTQLKVQQMIQERLTKMEEIKHSVELRKKSTEREIADSIEVFTALMRSIERSQAELLQVMEEKQKAAERQAEGLIKDLEQEITELKRRDSELEQLSHTEDHIHLLQIYPTMNSPPHTKNWTDISIDTDVNVETVRKVLSQLQKILNMKLSETLHTKLKQKVSTELKRSQRCAVDVTLDPDTAHPKLILSDDGKQVTHGDTKQNLPDNPKRFDKFAIVLGKEGFSSGRFYYEVQVKGKSEWDVGVARESVNRKGKLILKPYDGCWAVILRNENDYRACAGPDIPLTLREKLQTVGVFVDYEEGLVSFYDVEARSHIYSYTGQSFTEKLYPYFSPCTNDGGKNSAPLIISRLFKAK; encoded by the exons ATGGAAgaatcatcattatcatcacaaGGTAAAAGGTGGAGGACCATGGAAGAGCCATCAGAGT TCACACGTGACTCCAGCAGCCTCCTGTCTGAGGATCAGTTCatgtgttctgtctgtctggatgtgttcactgatcCAGTCACCACTCCATGTGGACACAACTTCTGTAAGACCTGCCTTACACAATACTGGGACAACAGTCCAAACTGTATATGTCCACTATGTAAAGAGAAATTTACCAAGAGACCTGAACTCAAGATTAATACAACACTGAGAGAGGTTGTGGATCACTTCATGAAGAAAAAAAGTCTTGATAAACCTGATGTTTTTTGTGACACCTGCACTGGAGTGAAGTTGAAGGCTGTAAAATCCTGTCTGCACTGTGGTCTGACATTTTGTAAGTCTCATCTAGAGCCCCATAATAATGTTCCAAAACTTAAGAAACACAAACTAATAAACCCTGTGGAGAATGTGAATGACTACATATGTCAGAAACATGACAAACCCCTGGAGCTGTTCTGTAGAGAAgacgagatgtgtgtgtgtcagttctgcacTGAGACAGACCACAAGACACACAACACTGTTACcatagaggaggagagtggagagaaAAGG ATACAGCTAAGGAAGACACAGTTAAAGGTCCAGCAGATGATCCAAGAGAGACTGACGAAGATGGAAGAGATCAAACACTCAGTAGAGCTCCGAAAG aaaagcacagagagagagattgcagaCAGCATTGAGGTCTTCACTGCTCTGATGCGCTCCATTGAGAGAAGCCAGGCTGAGCTGcttcaggtgatggaggagaagcAGAAAGCAGCAGAGAGGCAGGCTGAAGGACTCATTAAAGACCTGGAGCAGGAGATCACTGAACTaaagaggagagacagtgagctGGAGCAGCTCTCCCACACTGAGGACCACATCCACCTCCTACAG ATCTACCCAACCATGAacagccctccacacaccaaGAACTGGACTGACATCAGTATCGACACTGATGTGAATGTGGAGACTGTAAGGAAAGTTCTTTCTCAGCTTCAGAAGATTCTGAATATGAAACTCAGTGAAACCCTGCATACTAAGTTGAAACAAAAAG TCAGCACAGAATTGAAGAGGAGTCAACGGTGTGCAG TGGATGTGACTCTGGATCCTGATACAGCTCATCCCAAACTCATCCTGTCTGATGATGGAAAACAAGTGACACATGGAGACACAAAACAGAATCTCCCTGACAACCCAAAGAGATTTGATAAGTTTGCCATTGTCCTGGGAAAGGAGGGGTTCTCATCAGGGAGATTTTACTATGAGGTTCAGGTCAAGGGGAAGAGTGAGTGGGATGTAGGAGTGGCCAGAGAGTCTGTTAACAGGAAGGGGAAGTTAATACTAAAACCTTACGATGGATGCTGGGCTGTGATTCTGAGGAATGAGAATGATTATAGAGCTTGTGCTGGTCCTGATATCCCCCTCACCCTGAGAGAGAAGCTCCAGACAGTGGGGGTGTTTGTGGATTATGAGGAGGGTCTGGTCTCCTTTTATGATGTGGAAGCCAGGTCTCATATCTACTCTTACACTGGTCAGTCCTTCACTGAGAAACTCTACCCTTACTTCAGTCCTTGTACCAATGATGGAGGTAAAAACTCAGCTCCATTGATCATCTCCCGTTTATTTAAGGCTAAATGA